Proteins from a single region of Theileria parva strain Muguga chromosome 1, complete sequence, whole genome shotgun sequence:
- the spt4 gene encoding Transcription elongation factor SPT4 domain protein — MNNPVSIFDDEEGLDDERAKNNKYDFIPQGVIRKRGNSEGEKPNPKLRACISCRLIMSEDQVSVTFYENGCGNCSFLQMDGDHRRTLDCTSANFNGFISIMDPQKSWSARYNNLSDLIPGCYAISVNGTLPESIKDELLE; from the exons ATGAATAATCCAG TGAGTATATTTGATGATGAGGAGGGGCTCGATGACGAACGTGccaaaaataataaatatgacTTTATTCCACA GGGCGTGATTAGGAAACGTGGTAATTCCGAGGGTGAAAAGCCCAATCCTAAACTCAGGGCTTGCATTTCTTGCAGATTAATCATGTCAGAAGATCAGGTatccgttacg TTTTATGAGAATGGCTGTGGCAATTGTTCGTTTTTGCAGATGGACGGTGATCACAGGCGTACTCTCGACTGTACCAGTGCGAACTTTAACGGCTTCATTTCTATCATGGACCCGCAAAAATCGTGGTCTGCAagatataataatttaa GTGATTTGATTCCTGGATGTTATGCGATATCAGTGAATGGGACACTCCCAGAATCAATCAAAGATGAACTTCTAGAATga